Sequence from the Nitrosopumilus maritimus SCM1 genome:
GATAGCCTGATTTGCAAGGTTTACTTGGTAATCTCGCTTTTCAATAGAGTCTTTTTTGACATATCTTTTTTCAATAAATTCAGTCAACGTATAAAGAAAATTTGTAATTTATCGATTTTATGCTTTCGTGTAGTTAACCATTGACAAATGTATACTCTTTAGTTTCAAATTAACAAAAATTTGTGCCTAAGAGAGGCATTTTTTCTAAAAAAATCAAAAAAACAAGTCCATTTTTATCCCATTATTGCAAGATAAAGTCATGAGTGAGAAAAATCCCAATGAGGAATATTTTCAATCATTGCTAGAGTCATTAAACAAAGATCCTAATTGGAGAACAGTGGAAGAACAATTAGAAAAATACGAGTTGATCAAAAAAGATCTCACACCAGAACAACAAGCAATAATTTCAGAGATGGGAAGAGCAATGTTAGCACTTGCAGACTCGCAACCAAAAATTATAATTGACAAATTCTTAGAATTGGTCAAAAATCTCGATAAAAAGTAAAAAAGAAAAAATGAGAAAGAAAACTATTCTAGTTTTTTCTTTGCTCGGTTAATCATAGCAGTCTCCTCTCGAAGATGCTTTTTCAGTAATCGCTCATGTGCTTTTTTGTGAACACTGTAAGCTTTGTTCAAAGATTTCTTGGTCTTTGCTTTTTTTACAGCATTGTTGAATTTTTTGTGAATAGCGTTTACTTCAGCAGTATAACTTGCCATCAAATCTCCAGTTTGGAGGAAGTTAAAGAAGTTTGTGTACATGTTGTTCACGAACATATTGATCGCAAAAAAATCAGAATTTAACGTGATCCATATATTGAACAGACCAACAGAATTGGTATTGAGTACTTTTGAGAGACCAAACTGGGACGAATATTTTATGCTACAAGCAGAACTTGCTAAGCTACGTTCAAACTGCATCACAAGACAAGTTGGAGCAGTAATTGTGAGAAATCACAGACAGTTAGCAACAGGGTACAACGGGACACCTCCGGGAATCAAAAATTGTTTTGATGGAGGTTGTAAGAGATGCCAATTGAGAATGGAAGGAAAAATAGAATCAGGTGCATCACTTGACAGATGTCTATGTAACCACGCAGAAGCCAATGCAATAATGCATTGTGCAATACTAGGAATTGAAGCAGGTATAGAAGGAGCAGTTCTGTATACGACATTTGTTCCATGCCTAGAATGCACCAAAATGGCAATAACAATAGGAATTAGAAAATTTGTATGCCTTGACTCTTATCCAGAAACAGACTTTGATTTGCTAAAAGAAGCAGGAGTAGAAGTCATACAATTAGATAAAGCAAAAATTGCAAAATGGGCTCAAGAACTAGTTAACAAATACAATTCTGGATGATAAAATGCAAGTCAACATGGAAGAAACTAAAAAAATAGAATCAATGCCGCCATCCATGTTAGTATCAGCTACATATGATAATAATTCAAAATCAGCAGTTTTAAAATTCTATGAACCAGAATCTCAAAAATTATTTTTGTGGAAAGATGAAATTGGTCACAAACCATATTGTTATTCACGATTAGCTCCAGATGAATTAGATTTTCTTCAAGAAAGAGATGATGTTTTAGAAATCAAAACAACTCAAAGATATGATTTAATCAAAGATAAAGAAATTGACATGTCAAAGATTACAGTAGCAGATCCTCTTGCAATCGGAGGAACTGCAGGAGACAAGAGTATTAGAAATGTAATAGAGACATGGGAATCAGACATCAAATATTATGAAAATTATCTATATGATAGAAAACTAATAGTTGGAAAATATTACGAAATCAAAGATGGGAAAATAGTATCACATGATCTTGAGATTTCTGATGAAGTAAAGATTGCTTTGAAGAGTTTGTTGTGGGATAAAGTAGATAGTGAAAGCATGGTAGATGCTGAAGGATTCAAAAAGTTTGTTTCAGAGTGGGCAGATTTGCTCAATCAACCTATTCCAAAAATAAAACGACTCAGTGTAGATATTG
This genomic interval carries:
- a CDS encoding deoxycytidylate deaminase; the encoded protein is MNRPTELVLSTFERPNWDEYFMLQAELAKLRSNCITRQVGAVIVRNHRQLATGYNGTPPGIKNCFDGGCKRCQLRMEGKIESGASLDRCLCNHAEANAIMHCAILGIEAGIEGAVLYTTFVPCLECTKMAITIGIRKFVCLDSYPETDFDLLKEAGVEVIQLDKAKIAKWAQELVNKYNSG